In the Helianthus annuus cultivar XRQ/B chromosome 11, HanXRQr2.0-SUNRISE, whole genome shotgun sequence genome, one interval contains:
- the LOC110891400 gene encoding phytosulfokine receptor 2, protein MNFLSWVLFALFFCSCLGVKTLSQTCDPVDLVALKELALGLTNGSGLSSWSSDAICCHWDGVVCENDAKNVSKVAMLNLSAKGLKGVISGSISQLQNLRFLDLSYNQFEGELPKNLSNLKNLQVVNVSSNYLSGNLSGFGNFPNLIAFNLSNNSFSGEFNSQICNSSTDLRFLDLSMNNFTGNLENFHTCGKSIQELHIHSNSFSGDIPEFIYSFSSLKRLSLSSNNFSGELSTNLGKLSNLQSFVLFGNRFAGPLPNVFNNLTHLEELTAHTNSFSGPLPSTIEACSSLRVLDLRNNSLSGVLITNFSKFPNLCILDLGSNKFKGSLPISLSNCHELRILNLAKNELYGEIPVSYSNLSNLSFLSFSNNGLTNLPLALSVLQNCKNLSTLILTKNFRGEEIPVNANGFERLMVLAVANSGLTGQIPKWLIGCPKLEVLDLSWNRLNGGIPSWIGQMERLFYLDFSNNSLSGQLPKSLTELKSLVSLNISSSILGSTTGIPLFVKRNQSGRGLQYNQVASFPPSIYLSNNKLNGLILPEIGKLIQLHVLDLSKNNLSGTIPSTISEMRNLEVLDLSSNDLHGSIPSSLNTLSFLSMFSVAHNHLEGPIPTGTQFSGFPASSFEGNSGLCGESLPRCGLKTTPSLRSSSHRKLGRSSIIGITLGIVAVIMILLGIVLLRMSRKKHRDSLSKLEDENYSVANGLSGGPNGSKPVFFPASGCKDLTVSNIVEATNNFSQSNIIGCGGFGLVYKATFPNGSKAAIKRLSGDCGQMEREFHAEVEALSRAQHTNLVSLKGYCKYGSDQLLIYSYMENGSLDYWLHERVDDEPPLTWRARLKIAKGAAHGLAYLHNESKIIHRDIKTSNILLNEKFKAHLADFGLSRLLCPYDTHVTTDLVGTLGYIPPEYAQTLIATFKGDVYSFGVVLLELITGRRPVEVGKGKNCRNLVSWVFEMKLESRYSEIFDLLIWDKSCENEMMEVLGIACKCLDQDPRRRPSIEQVVLWLDQVVESLC, encoded by the coding sequence ATGAATTTCCTCAGTTGGGTGTTGTTTGCCTTGTTCTTTTGTTCATGTTTGGGTGTCAAAACCCTAAGCCAAACATGTGATCCGGTTGATCTGGTAGCTCTAAAGGAGCTTGCTTTAGGTTTAACAAATGGGTCTGGACTTTCATCTTGGTCCAGTGATGCCATTTGCTGTCACTGGGACGGTGTCGTGTGCGAAAACGATGCGAAAAATGTTTCGAAAGTTGCTATGCTGAACTTGTCTGCAAAAGGGCTAAAGGGTGTGATCTCAGGTTCTATATCTCAGTTGCAAAATTTGAGATTTCTTGATCTTTCGTATAATCAATTCGAAGGAGAATTGCCGAAAAATCTTTCGAATTTGAAGAATCTTCAAGTTGTTAATGTGTCCAGCAATTATTTATCTGGGAATCTATCAGGTTTTGGGAATTTTCCAAATCTAATTGCATTCAACTTGAGCAACAATTCGTTTTCGGGTGAATTCAATTCACAAATTTGCAATTCGTCAACCGATCTTCGGTTTCTCGATCTGTCAATGAATAATTTCACTGGCAATCTTGAAAATTTTCACACCTGTGGCAAATCTATTCAAGAACTTCACATCCATTCCAACTCATTTTCAGGCGATATACCGGAGTTTATATACTCGTTTTCGTCCCTGAAACGGCTCTCTCTTTCGTCGAACAACTTTTCCGGCGAGCTCAGTACGAATCTCGGTAAACTTTCGAACCTCCAATCGTTCGTTTTATTCGGTAACCGGTTTGCAGGCCCACTTCCTAATGTGTTCAACAACTTAACACATTTGGAAGAGTTAACTGCACATACAAACTCATTCTCAGGGCCATTGCCTTCCACCATTGAAGCATGTTCTAGTCTAAGAGTTCTTGATCTTCGTAACAATTCGTTATCGGGTGTTTTGATTACCAATTTCTCCAAGTTTCCTAATTTATGCATTCTTGATCTTGGTAGTAATAAGTTTAAAGGTTCTTTACCAATCTCACTTTCAAATTGTCATGAACTGAGAATCTTGAATCTTGCAAAGAACGAATTGTATGGAGAAATTCCCGTTAGCTACTCGAACCTTTCGAATCTTTCGTTTCTCTCGTTTTCTAACAATGGTTTGACGAATTTGCCACTCGCGTTATCTGTATTACAAAACTGCAAGAATCTATCGACTCTTATATTGACTAAAAACTTTCGTGGGGAAGAAATTCCCGTTAATGCGAACGGGTTCGAGAGGTTAATGGTTCTTGCAGTTGCAAATTCGGGACTCACGGGTCAAATCCCGAAATGGTTAATCGGTTGTCCGAAGCTAGAGGTACTCGATTTATCGTGGAATCGCTTAAATGGGGGGATACCGTCTTGGATCGGTCAAATGGAGAGGCTGTTTTACTTGGATTTTTCGAATAATTCGCTCTCGGGTCAACTCCCGAAGAGTTTGACCGAGTTGAAGAGTTTGGTTTCTTTGAACATAAGTTCTTCGATTCTTGGATCGACTACTGGAATCCCGTTGTTTGTTAAGAGGAATCAAAGTGGTAGAGGGCTTCAGTACAATCAAGTTGCAAGCTTTCCTCCGTCAATTTACCTCAGCAACAACAAATTAAACGGTTTGATTTTGCCGGAAATCGGGAAGTTAATACAGCTTCATGTACTGGATTTGAGCAAGAACAATCTGAGCGGAACGATCCCGAGCACGATTTCTGAAATGAGAAATTTGGAGGTTTTGGATTTGTCGTCAAACGATCTTCATGGATCGATTCCGAGTTCGTTAAACACGCTCTCATTTCTTTCGATGTTTTCCGTTGCACATAATCACTTGGAAGGTCCGATTCCTACCGGAACTCAGTTTTCGGGATTCCCGGCCTCGAGCTTCGAAGGTAATTCGGGTCTTTGCGGGGAATCTCTTCCTCGTTGCGGGCTGAAAACAACTCCATCTCTTCGTTCCAGTTCGCATAGAAAACTTGGGAGAAGCAGTATCATTGGAATAACACTCGGTATCGTAGCCGTAATCATGATCTTGCTCGGAATCGTTCTTCTCAGAATGTCGAGAAAAAAACACCGGGATTCGCTTTCGAAATTAGAAGATGAGAATTACAGCGTTGCAAACGGGTTATCGGGTgggccaaacgggtcaaagccCGTATTTTTCCCGGCATCTGGTTGCAAGGACCTCACGGTTTCAAACATAGTCGAAGCAACGAATAACTTCAGCCAATCTAACATAATCGGGTGTGGCGGGTTTGGGCTCGTTTACAAAGCCACATTTCCTAACGGCTCAAAAGCAGCAATCAAGAGACTTTCGGGTGATTGCGGTCAAATGGAACGCGAATTTCATGCAGAAGTTGAAGCTCTTTCAAGAGCCCAACACACGAATCTTGTTTCCCTTAAAGGGTACTGCAAATACGGGTCGGATCAGTTACTAATCTATTCGTACATGGAAAACGGTAGTTTGGATTACTGGTTACACGAACGAGTCGATGACGAACCGCCGTTAACATGGCGTGCGAGGTTAAAGATAGCAAAAGGAGCCGCACACGGGTTGGCATACTTGCATAACGAGTCGAAAATAATCCACCGTGACATCAAAACAAGCAATATCCTCCTAAATGAAAAATTCAAGGCCCATTTAGCTGATTTCGGGCTTTCGAGATTACTATGCCCTTACGACACTCATGTAACAACCGATTTGGTAGGCACACTCGGGTACATTCCACCGGAATACGCTCAAACGTTGATTGCAACTTTCAAAGGCGATGTTTACAGCTTCGGTGTTGTTCTTCTAGAACTTATAACAGGGCGTCGGCCCGTTGAAGTTGGTAAGGGGAAGAATTGCCGGAATTTGGTTTCGTGGGTGTTTGAGATGAAACTTGAATCGCGATACTCGGAGATATTTGATTTGTTGATATGGGATAAGAGTTGTGAGAATGAAATGATGGAAGTTTTGGGCATTGCTTGCAAGTGTTTAGATCAAGATCCAAGAAGAAGACCATCAATTGAGCAGGTTGTTTTATGGCTTGATCAGGTTGTGGAAAGTTTATGTTGA
- the LOC110891402 gene encoding ribosomal protein L11 methyltransferase, translated as MSLLLNSFRSHFFKHLSCTSFSSIRGTQNLTSRCVFKLIGSTRDHPSRNLREFLNSSPVTAAFSTSSSASETPTTGSYLSVDIQSRQDVADMLSEALLCFGAVSTSVFEPDSGDSNDEISIVSIFDVSHDVHQSIALAADSIGLKETPVYKVTTGYHSDWIENARESFHPIEVTEGLWIVPEWITPPDVEAMIITLNPGLAFGTGDHPTTKLCLLLLHTLIKGGETVLDYGTGSGILAIAALKFGAALAVGFDIDPQAITAARHNATLNNIGPDKLALQVVPSNISPASTDQWQWAMKSDGVTEHAVEIVTEKEKYDVVVANILLNPLLDLADHIVSYAKPGGVVGLSGIILEQVPTVVDRYSDILEGITVSQIDDWACIRGTKRKTG; from the exons ATGTCACTGCTTTTGAATTCTTTTCGTAGTCATTTCTTCAAACACCTGTCGTGCACTTCTTTCTCATCGATTCGCGGCACCCAAAATCTCACTTCTCGATGCGTTTTCAAGCTAATTGGTTCCACCAGAGACCACCCATCAAGAAACTTGAGAGAATTCTTGAATTCCAGCCCAGTTACTGCAGCATTTTCCACATCTTCTTCTGCTTCTGAAACCCCAACTACCGGTTCCTACCTATCTGTGGATATTCAAAGTCGTCAAGATGTTGCT GATATGCTTTCAGAGGCACTTTTGTGTTTTGGTGCTGTTTCAACAAGCGTGTTTGAACCAGACAGCGGCGACTCTAACGATGAG ATCTCGATTGTTTCGATCTTCGATGTATCTCATGACGTGCATCAAAGTATTGCACTGGCTGCTGATTCAATAGGCTTGAAAGAAACACCAGTTTACAAAGTCACCACTGGTTACCACTCCGATTGGATCGAAAATGCTCGG GAATCTTTCCATCCTATTGAAGTTACAGAAGGTCTTTGGATTGTGCCTGAATGGATAACTCCACCG GACGTCGAAGCAATGATTATAACTCTAAACCCAGGGCTCGCTTTTGGAACCGGCGACCACCCAACAACCAAACTATGTCTACTATTATTGCACACCTTAATCAAAGGTGGCGAAACCGTTTTGGATTACGGCACAGGTTCAGGGATTCTCGCAATCGCAGCACTAAAG TTTGGTGCAGCCTTAGCCGTTGGTTTCGATATAGACCCGCAAGCCATAACAGCCGCACGTCATAATGCTACCTTAAACAACATAGGACCAGACAAACTGGCACTGCAGGTTGTTCCAAGTAACATAAGTCCTGCGTCAACCGACCAATGGCAATGGGCTATGAAGAGCGACGGTGTAACGGAGCATGCTGTGGAAATTGTTACTGAGAAAGAGAAGTATGATGTAGTTGTTGCGAATATTCTTTTGAACCCGTTGCTAGATTTGGCTGATCATATTGTTTCTTACGCTAAACCTGGTGGGGTCGTCGGTCTATCTGGTATTATCTTGGAGCAG GTACCTACAGTTGTGGACCGATACTCGGATATTTTGGAAGGGATTACTGTGTCACAAATCGATGATTGGGCTTGCATAAGAGGCACAAAGAGGAAGACCGGGTAG